One Stenotrophomonas oahuensis genomic region harbors:
- a CDS encoding DUF4357 domain-containing protein yields the protein MSHTLTAKEQSLARIFSADYVFQIPGYQRPYSWGTEQANELISDLTTALALAPPNLGDSTPYFLGSIVLIKPESSTEATVVDGQQRLTTLTLLLSAIRATVGDAAVQNEITGCIYEKGSVVKATQASYRLSLRDRDREFFRTYVQHEDGLSQLVSLTAKLPDAQDRLRSNAQVFMAELLKLSQPDLVRLVQFIITRCYLVTVATPDLDSAYRIFGVLNSRGLDLSATDILKADIIGKVDESLRDDYTQKWESKEEDLGRSEFGDLFSHIRMVYRKSKPHGTLLKEFNEHVIPSHQPRQLVDEVIIPMAEAFSELRDAVYTSTQHAEKVNEHLTWLNRLEFNDWVPPALRFFVLHRNDPSLVLEFFRDLERLSYSMLIRRIGPNGRIERFSALTSAIESEMDLFDSSSPLQLSAEEQHLAYMALDGAMYDTHSSRALALLLLRLDRIMSDASATYQHDVVSVEHVMPQQPAPNSSWAAWMPDKADHQRWVHRLGNLALLSRKKNSSASNRDFGWKKSSYFTKGGTSAFALTTEVLQHADWTLDVLEKRQARMVGLLESHWRLQDRRSKEELSKELLRLLEVDPSSIVFEIASRRIGITAQAKQHPDRFTILKGSQARLNWTGKNHAYEQLRVELQSTGALSASADGTHLVFMKDADFSSPSAASAVVVGRADNGRTTWRVQGSSITYGAWKDNQPAGQRAEEVS from the coding sequence ATGTCGCACACACTGACCGCCAAAGAACAGTCGCTCGCCCGCATCTTCAGCGCTGACTACGTTTTTCAGATTCCCGGGTATCAGCGCCCCTACTCATGGGGAACCGAACAGGCCAACGAGCTTATCAGCGACCTGACCACGGCCCTGGCGCTTGCACCCCCGAACCTTGGCGATTCAACGCCATACTTCCTGGGAAGCATCGTTCTCATCAAGCCGGAATCGTCGACCGAAGCCACCGTTGTGGACGGGCAACAACGTCTGACTACGTTGACCCTGTTGCTCTCCGCCATCCGGGCGACGGTGGGCGACGCAGCTGTCCAGAACGAGATCACCGGCTGCATTTACGAGAAAGGCAGCGTTGTAAAGGCAACGCAGGCCTCTTATCGCCTGTCTTTACGGGATAGAGACCGGGAGTTCTTCCGCACGTATGTGCAGCATGAGGATGGCTTGAGCCAGCTGGTTTCTCTGACCGCCAAGCTCCCCGATGCGCAGGACCGGCTGCGTTCCAACGCACAGGTGTTCATGGCGGAACTGTTGAAACTGTCGCAGCCCGATCTTGTTCGACTGGTCCAGTTCATCATCACGCGCTGCTATCTGGTCACTGTAGCCACCCCGGATTTGGACTCCGCGTATCGCATCTTCGGAGTTCTCAACAGCCGCGGACTCGACCTGAGCGCGACCGACATTCTGAAAGCAGACATCATCGGTAAGGTCGACGAATCCCTGCGCGACGATTATACGCAGAAGTGGGAGAGCAAGGAAGAGGATTTGGGCCGAAGCGAGTTCGGTGATCTCTTCAGCCACATCCGCATGGTCTACCGAAAATCCAAACCTCATGGAACTCTTCTCAAGGAGTTCAACGAGCACGTGATTCCGTCGCACCAGCCTCGCCAACTAGTCGATGAGGTCATAATCCCCATGGCTGAAGCATTCTCGGAACTGCGAGATGCGGTGTACACGAGCACCCAGCATGCCGAGAAGGTCAATGAACACCTGACGTGGCTGAATCGACTGGAGTTCAACGACTGGGTTCCGCCCGCTCTGCGGTTCTTCGTACTGCACCGTAACGACCCAAGCCTGGTGCTCGAATTCTTCCGCGACCTGGAGCGGCTCAGTTACTCGATGCTGATCCGGAGGATCGGTCCCAATGGCCGTATCGAACGGTTCTCCGCACTGACTTCGGCGATCGAATCGGAAATGGACCTCTTCGACAGCTCCTCTCCGCTGCAGCTGTCTGCCGAAGAGCAGCATCTTGCCTACATGGCGCTGGACGGCGCGATGTACGACACCCATTCCTCGCGCGCTCTGGCGTTGCTGCTGCTGCGACTCGACAGGATCATGTCGGATGCCTCCGCGACATATCAGCACGACGTTGTTTCGGTCGAGCATGTCATGCCACAGCAGCCTGCACCCAACAGCAGTTGGGCAGCGTGGATGCCCGACAAGGCTGACCACCAGCGCTGGGTTCACCGACTGGGCAACCTCGCACTGCTCAGCAGGAAGAAGAACAGCTCTGCCAGCAATCGAGATTTCGGGTGGAAGAAGTCAAGCTACTTCACCAAGGGTGGAACCTCAGCGTTCGCCCTTACGACCGAGGTACTTCAGCATGCCGACTGGACGCTCGACGTGCTGGAGAAACGTCAGGCCAGAATGGTCGGCCTGCTTGAATCCCACTGGCGCTTGCAGGACCGCCGTAGCAAGGAAGAGTTGAGCAAGGAACTGCTGCGCCTTCTGGAAGTCGACCCAAGCTCCATCGTGTTTGAGATTGCCAGCCGGCGTATTGGGATCACCGCTCAGGCAAAGCAACATCCGGACAGATTCACGATCTTGAAGGGTTCGCAGGCAAGACTGAATTGGACAGGTAAGAACCATGCTTACGAGCAGCTGCGGGTCGAGCTTCAGAGCACCGGGGCCCTGTCAGCGTCTGCCGACGGCACCCACCTCGTGTTCATGAAGGATGCCGACTTCTCCAGTCCGAGTGCTGCGTCCGCCGTGGTGGTGGGCCGGGCGGACAATGGACGGACGACTTGGCGGGTCCAAGGAAGCAGCATCACGTATGGCGCATGGAAGGACAACCAACCCGCCGGCCAACGGGCTGAAGAAGTCAGCTGA
- a CDS encoding imm11 family protein — translation MSETTIVNQPRVGEYYIINPDFDVAPHEVEFSNKEALRPPGGGIIRPRTGGFPKFSETPVMTDLAPEGSLHDFQVAFEGYWLVSERLKRVFEAVDPSGFLFVQCELIRFDGSTGPLHYLCDVCRILDAVDENASEVKVLTEGFPNGRFYDLAGGARLAFRKDVVKDAHIFRSPFNGAMIVCDRIMRDALVEHGFGVYGGDSGMALDDAADY, via the coding sequence ATGAGCGAGACCACAATCGTGAATCAACCAAGAGTTGGCGAGTACTACATCATCAACCCGGACTTCGACGTCGCCCCGCATGAAGTTGAGTTTTCGAACAAGGAGGCTCTTCGACCCCCGGGAGGCGGGATCATCAGGCCCAGGACGGGTGGATTCCCTAAGTTTTCCGAAACGCCAGTGATGACAGATTTGGCGCCTGAGGGTTCTCTCCATGATTTCCAGGTCGCCTTTGAAGGTTACTGGCTTGTCTCCGAGCGATTGAAGAGGGTGTTTGAGGCAGTTGATCCCAGTGGATTCCTGTTCGTGCAATGTGAGCTGATACGCTTTGATGGAAGCACTGGTCCGTTGCACTACTTGTGCGATGTTTGCCGGATACTGGATGCTGTCGATGAGAATGCTTCCGAGGTGAAAGTCCTTACGGAAGGCTTTCCAAATGGCAGGTTCTATGACCTTGCAGGCGGGGCGCGCCTCGCCTTCAGAAAGGATGTTGTGAAGGATGCGCACATCTTCAGGTCCCCATTTAATGGCGCGATGATTGTGTGTGATCGAATCATGCGCGACGCCCTTGTCGAGCATGGATTCGGCGTGTACGGCGGCGATAGCGGTATGGCGTTGGATGACGCGGCAGATTATTGA